One Electrophorus electricus isolate fEleEle1 chromosome 10, fEleEle1.pri, whole genome shotgun sequence genomic region harbors:
- the lrrc30a gene encoding LOW QUALITY PROTEIN: leucine-rich repeat-containing protein 30a (The sequence of the model RefSeq protein was modified relative to this genomic sequence to represent the inferred CDS: inserted 2 bases in 2 codons; substituted 1 base at 1 genomic stop codon): MRGKQSKELADEEIKQQRRKIMACEQRLTTADRIHKHTVTHFGYRVLSLTCRGMVDPPEELLEISELQKLNLSLNCLPSLPASVGILQNLVVLNLWGKXLTTLPPEIGQLRNLKVLFAYRKCLNEVLEELGYCSKLEAXSLANNQLTYLPDSLSELTHLXKVNLSHKQIAHIPVCIYTMKSLAFLDMACNRLENITEKIQALADLKIPIMEGNYIHSLPRMFGCLTELELLNVDYNEIQNITAEMHQLTSLGKLACHPLDKGLHIMYNPLSKPIKEVLDGGLQGLYNYLKAN, from the exons ATGAGAGGAAAGCAGTCAAAGGAACTGGCAGACgaggaaataaaacaacaaagaagAAAGATCATGGCTTGTGAACAGAGACTGACAACAGCTGACAGGATTCACAAGCACACTGTCACGCACTTCGGCTACAGGGTGCTGAGTTTGACCTGCCGCGGCATGGTCGACCCTCCTGAGGAACTATTGGAGATCTCGGAACTGCAGAAGCTCAATCTGTCCCTTAACTGCTTGCCCTCACTTCCAGCATCAGTGGGCATCCTTCAGAACCTCGTGGTGCTCAACTTGTGGGGTAAATAGCTCACTACTCTGCCCCCAGAGATAGGGCAGCTGCGGAACCTGAAGGTGCTCTTTGCCTATCGCAAATGCTTAAATGAGGTCCTGGAGGAACTGGGCTACTGCAGCAAGCTCGAGG CGAGTTTAGCAAACAACCAGCTCACGTACCTCCCGGACAGCCTGTCAGAACTTACGCACC CAAAGGTCAACCTGAGCCACAAACAGATTGCACATATCCCAGTGTGCATCTACACCATGAAGAGCCTGGCCTTCTTAGACATGGCCTGCAACAGGCTAGAGAACATCACTGAGAAGATCCAGGCCCTGGCTGACCTAAAGATCCCCATCATGGAAGGGAACTATATTCACTCTCTGCCAAGGATGTTCGGCTGCCTGACCGAGCTGGAACTTCTCAATGTAGACTAtaatgaaattcaaaatattacagCTGAAATGCACCAATTGACCAGCCTGGGGAAACTTGCGTGCCACCCACTGGATAAAGGACTCCATATTATGTACAACCCTCTGTCAAAGCCCATTAAAGAAGTGTTGGATGGAGGCCTTCAAGGTCTTTATAACTACCTCAAGGCCAACTAA